In the genome of Thermoanaerobaculia bacterium, the window CTCTTGACAATCGAGAGGAGAGGCTTATCCTTCCTCTCGCTCGTCGAGAGGAGGAGATCCGTGACCGACCTCGTCCAGGGCACGCTCGACATGCTGATCCTGAAGACGCTCGCGCTCGAGCCGCTCCACGGTTTCGGGATTTCCGTCCGCATCGAGCAGATCAGCCGGGGGGTATTCCATCTGAATCCCGGCTCCCTCTTTCCCGCATTTCGCCGCCTCGAGCGGGCCGGCTGGATCGAGGGGGACTGGCGGGCGACCGAGAACAACCGTCAGGCGAAGTACTACCGCCTGACGGCGTCGGGGCGGAGGAAGCTCGAGGAAGACCGGCGCGAATGGGCGCGCCAGGTCGCGGCCATCGGCCGGATTCTCGAAGCGTAGCGTCATGAGGCGATTCTTCGCGGGAGTCCGGGATCTCTTCCGGAGACGCGGGCGGGAGGAGGACTTCGACCGCGAGCTCGAGAGCTTCCTCCAGATTTCCGCGGAGAGGAAAGAGCGCGACGGAATGACGCCGGAGGCGGCGCTCCGCGCCGCCCGGCTGGAGCTCGGCGGAAGCCGAGACGCCGTCAAGGAGGGATGGCGGGACGCGGCGTGGGAATCCGCTCTCGGCACGCTCGGCCGCGATCTTCGGTTCGCCGCGCGGCTCCTCGCGAAGAATCGGCTCGTGACCGCCATCGCCGTCGGAACGATCGCGCTCGGGATCGGCGCGAACACCGCGATCTTCAGCATCTTCGACGCGATCGTCCTGCGCGAGCTCCCCTATCCCGAACCGGGCCGGCTCGTCATCGTCTGGGAGACGACGAGCGGCATCCCGACCGCCTCCGTCAGCGGCCCCGATTACCGGGACTGGCTGCGGGGCCAGCGGGTGTTCGATTCCATGGCGGCCGGTACCGAAGCCCACCTGACGATGACGGGGACCGGCGAGCCGCGCCGCCTGGACGGATGGGCGACTTCCGCGGAGATCTTCCCGCTCCTCGGCGCGCGTCCCGAGGCCGGTCGTCTCTTCGACGCCGACGACGTGCGCCGCGAGAAGAGAACGATCGTTCTGGGACATGCGCTCTGGCGGCAGACGTTCGGAGGAAACCCGGCGATCCTCGGAAGGACGCTCACGCTCGACGGCGAACCGTACGAA includes:
- a CDS encoding PadR family transcriptional regulator, which produces MTDLVQGTLDMLILKTLALEPLHGFGISVRIEQISRGVFHLNPGSLFPAFRRLERAGWIEGDWRATENNRQAKYYRLTASGRRKLEEDRREWARQVAAIGRILEA